GGTTGGCTGGTGACGAACCGCCACGTGGTCCGCGATGCAGCAAAAGTGGACATCCGCATCAGCGGCGGCCAGGTCATCCCGGCCACCGTGGTCGCGCGCGATGCGAAGAACGACCTCGCCCTGCTGAAGGCCGACCTGAAATCGCCCGCATGGCTGCCCATTTCCAAAGGCACCAAGGAAATGGACCTCGGCAACAATGTCTTCACCATCGGCTTCCCGAATCCGGTGATGCAGGGACTGGAGCCGAAATACACCGACGGCCGCGTCAGCAGCCGCGCCGGGATGATGGACGACGAGTCCTTCTACCAGATCTCCGTGCCGGTGCAGCCGGGGAACTCCGGCGGCCCGCTGATCGACTCGGAAAGCGGATGGGCCGTGGGCGTCATCACCCTGAGGCTGGACCACACCTCCGACGGTCGGTCGGCGGACAATGTGAGCTACGCGCTGAAGGCATCCGTCCTCCACGACTTCGTCTCCGGCACGCCGGAAGCCGCTGATTCCGTGAAGGGAGCGACCCCTGACAAGGTCGGGAATTCGACCGAGATCATCTCCCGGGCAAAGGGCGCATCCGCCACCGTGCTGGTCCCGAATTGACCCGCGGCGCGAGCGGGCCAAGCATCCCGGCATGAGCAGTCCAGACGGCCCCATCGTCCTCGTCACCGGAGCATCCAGCGGCATCGGCCGCGCGCTGTGCGGGCTGCTGCTGGAGCGCGGAGCCTCGGTGCTCGGGGTGACACGTCGGCCGAATGCTCTGCTGCCCGGCGTTGCTCCCATCCAGGCGGACCTGACGAAGCGTGACGAGGTGATGGAGGTCTTCAACCACCTCGGCCGCATCAATGCGCTCGTGAACTGCGCGGGCATCGCCTACCTCGCCCGCATCTCCGACGGGAATCCCGCGGACTGGGAGGAAATGTGGCGCGTGAACGTGATGGCGCTCACCCTGTGCTGCCAGCTTTCCCTCCGCCATTTCCCGAAGCAGGGCGGACGCATCGTGAATGTTTCCTCCATGAGCGGACACCGCGTGCCGCCGACCGGTGGCTTCTACGCGCCGACGAAATTCGCCGTGCGGGCCGTGACGGACGCGCTGCGGAACGAACTGAAAGCGGCAGGCTCTCCCGTGCAGGTCGCCTGTGTCTCGCCGGGCTTTGTGGACACGCCCTTGCTCGACCAGTATTTCCGCGGACGCGAGGATACCCTGCGAAAGACCCGCGACAGCATGACCATGCTCCGCCCGGAGGACGTGGCATATTCCATCCTCTCCATCCTCGAGGCACCCACCCACGTGGAGATCGGCGACATCCTGATGCGCAGCAGCGACCAGCAGGCGTAGGCCATCGGACGGACGTCAGAGGGCGGAAATCAGAGATCGGGGCGGTGGGCTTTATCCGCCGAGGTAGCTCATTTCGGCCTTTGGGTGGGGCACGAGTCCGCGCTCCTCGGAGTAACGGTCCATCCTTGCAGACCACAGTCCCCGCACCGCTGCCAGCAGGACGTCGTCCGCGGCCTCGCTGCGCAAGAGGCCGCGAATATCGTGACCGTCGGCTGCGAAGAGGCAGGTGAAAAATTTCCCGTCTGCCGACAGCCGCAGCCGCTGGCAATCCCGGCAAAACGGCCGCGTGACCGAGGAAATCACGCCGATCTCCCCTGCCCCGTCGCGATGCCGCCAGTGCGCCGCCACCTCGCCACGGTAGGCGGGATCACGCGGCGCGAGGTCGAACTCGGTGGAAAGCACTCCAATCAATTCCTCGGCGGACACCACCTCGGCCAGCTTCCAGCCATTGGTCTCGCCGACATCCATGTACTCGATGTATCGTAGATCGACCCCCTGCGACTTCGCCCAGCGGGCGAGCGGGAGCACCTCGCCTTCGTTCACCCCGCGCTGGATGACGGCATTCACCTTCACCTTCAGCCCGTAGGTTTGGGCCGCATTGATGCCCGCCAGCACGCGCTCGACCTTGGCACCGACGCCATTCATCCGGGCAAAGATTTCCGGATCGATCGCGTCGAGGCTGACCGTCACCCGGCTCAGGCCAGCCAGTGCCAGCGGCTCGGCATGATGGGCGAGCAGCACCCCATTCGTGGTGATGGCGATGTCCTTCACGCCATCGATGGAAGACAACATCGCCACCAGATCCTCGATGCCCCGGCGAAGCAGCGGCTCGCCTCCGGTGAGGCGGACCTTCTCCACACCCAGCGGCACGAGCAGGCAGGTCAGCCTGACGATCTCCTCGAAGCTCAGCAGGTCCTCCCGCGGCAGGAAGCGATAGCCGGGGCCGAAGACCTCCACCGGCATGCAGTAGCGGCAGCGGAAATTGCAACGGTCCGTCAGCGAGATCCGCAGATCCCGTATGCCGCGCCCGAACTGATCCACTGGCAAGCTCACGCTGCTACCATGGCCGCGGATGGCGGCCACGGGAAATGAAAAGGTCTCAGGCATCGAATGAACGGCATCCTTGGAACGTATGGCGGAGCGTGAAGCTCCTGTCGCCCGCCCTCCTCGCCGCCACCTGTGCAGCGGCCACGGCGGGCTATGCGGTGCTTTTCCACGATGGCGAGGCGGCGCAATACCGGCTCTGGTATTACACGCCTGCCGCGGCATTGGGCGGGGCATTCATCGCGGAGCGCCTGGCGATGCCCGGAGGCAAGCGGGCATTCGGGGTCGATCTCGTGGTCGCGCTGCTCTGCCTCGCCCGACCACTGACCGGCCAGCCTCCCGTCTCCGGGCACGCGTGGTTCGCCGTTCATGCGCTGCTGACGCTGGAGGGGAAGTTTTCGCGGGCGATCGCCGGGGCCGTGCTGGCGCTGACGCTCTATGCGAAGCTGGTGCTGTGGAACGGAGACGTGACCCTCTGGCCCGGTTTGGCCGCAGGCATAGTCAGCGGCCTCCTCTGGCGAAAGTGGCAACGGAAGAATGAATGACTCGCCGCGACTGGACACCGGCGGGTAGCTGGCGAAACTCATCGGCGTGGACCGACTCCTGACGCTCGCCGAAGCCGACGCCCTCACGGCATCGCTGCGTCCGCTCGGCACGGAAGCGGTGGATCTCGCCGCAGCGCTCAGCCGCACCTTGGCCGCCCCTCTTGTCGCCGACCGGCCCTTCCCTCCCTACCACCGGGCGATGATGGACGGCATCGCCTTCTCCGCGGGCTCCTTGCCCCCCACAGGCCCGGTCACCCTTGCGGGATTACATGCGGCCGGTGTCCCGCCACCCGCGCCGCTGGCTCCGGGCCATGCTTGGGAAATCATGACCGGTGCCATCGTTCCCGATGACTGCGACACCGTGGTGCCCTACGAGGATCTGGCAGATGGGAGGCCCGCCGGGGATTTCGAGAAAGGACAGTTCATCCACGAGGCCGGCAGCGATGCCACGACGGGAGCCGTGCTGGTGGATGGTAGTTCGCGCATCGGCCCGGTCGAGATCGCCGTCGCGGCATCGGTGGGCGTCGGGCAGATCGAGGTCTTCCGCCAGGCTCGCATCGCCATCCTCTCCACCGGCGACGAGGCAGTACCGCCCGATGTCATCCCGCGGGCGTGGGAAATCCGCCGCTCGAATGGCCCCATGCTGGAGGCCATGCTCCGCCGCCGCGGCAATTCCGTAACCTTCCACGATCACGCTCCGGATGATCCGGAGATTTGCGGAAGGCTGCTCGATGCCGCGCTCGCGGAGTGCAATGTCCTGCTGATCTGCGGAGGCATTTCGAAAGGAAAGAAGGACTTCATCCGGGGCCTGTTAGAGGAGCGTCTGGGCAAGCCTGCCTTCCATGGCGTCGAACAGCGCCCGGGCAAGCCGCTGGCATTCTGGCAAGGACCGCCGGTCGTCTTCGCGCTGCCGGGCAATCCCGTCTCGGTGCTCGCCACCTTCACCCGGCACGTCCTGCCAGCACTCGCACGACTCGAAGGCAGGGAATTCATTCCCGCCAAAGTGAGCATGAACGAAGCTCTGAAATGCCTGCCGAAATTCTCATGGCTGCTGACCGTGGCGAGCGGTCCGGATGGCACGCTGCGGGCTCTTCCTCCGTCAAATTCCGGCGACTTCATTTCGGTGGCAGGGGCCTGCGGTATCATCGAGGTTCCACCCGCCAGCTCGCAAACTGAGTTCAAATTTTTCCCATTCCCCGGTTTCCCATAATCAATTTCCCATCTCCGCCCGTGTCCCTCACCCACGTCAACGAACAGAATCAGGCCGCGATGGTGGACGTGTCGGCCAAGGAAATCACCGTCCGCATCGCCACCGCCGAGGCACGCGTCACCGTGAACGAAACGGTGGCTGCGCAATTCGACGGACGTGATTTCGTTTCGAAAAAAGGTCCCGTTTTCCAGACCGCGATCCTCGCCGGAACGATGGGGGCAAAGCAGACCTCCGCGCTGATCCCGCTCTGCCATCCGCTGCCGCTGGACTCATGCAAGTTCGAGGTGGCCTTCGAAGGACGCGAGGCCGTCATCCGCTGCACCTGCAAGACTACCGGCAAGACCGGCATCGAGATGGAAGCGCTGACCGGGGCGAGCGTCGCCGCCCTCGCCTTCTACGACATGTGCAAGGCGCTCGATCCCGCGATGGTCATTCACGGCGTGCGCCTGCTGGAAAAGACCGGAGGCAAAAGCGACTACCGGGCCGAATCCCCATGACCACCCTCATCCTCATCGGCGGCAAGAGCCAGCGCATGGGCCGCGACAAGGCGACCATCGAACGGCCCGACGGCGTCCGCCAGATCGATTGGCTGGCAAGGCTCGCCACCCTCACCGGCGGCGAGGTCTTCCTCTCGATGCGCAATGACTCCGCGCCGCCGCTCGATCTCCCGGTCGTGACCGACGAGGTCGCGGGAGGCGGCCCGCTCGCAGCGCTGGCCGCGATTCACAACTGCAAGCCGGATGGTCCGGTGCTGGTGCTCGGCTGCGATCTCTTCCTGCTCGATGAGGCGACCGTGGCGCATCTCCTCACGCACCGCGATCCCGCTCGTCACGCGACCTGCTTCGCAAACCGCATCGACGGCTGGCCGGAGCCGCTCTGTGCCATCTACGAGGTTTCTGGTATTTCGAAGGCAGCCGGAGTGTTGGCGCGGGGCGAATACTGCGCCCGCCATTTCCTCGAATCGCTCGATCCCCTCGTGCTTGAGCTCCCCCACCCGGCGGCGCTCGACAATGCGAACACGCCGCAGGAACTCGACGAGTGCTTCGCGAAGCTCCGGCACGGCGTGACGCCGAAGACAGTGCAGGTGCTCTACTTCGCCAAGCTCCGCGAGTCGCGCGGACTGGATGAGGAGAAGGTGGAAACGCTCGCCTGCACGCCCGCCGGGCTCTACGAGGAGCTTCGCTTCCGCCATCGCCTGCCCTTGGAAATCGGCAGCCTCCGCGCCGCCCGGAATGGCGACTTCTGCGAGTGGAACGACCCGATTTCCGATGGCGACGAGATCGTTTTCATCCCCCCTGTAGCCGGAGGCTGAGCCATGTTTGCCATCGTCACCGATCCCATCGACCCCGGCGCGCTGCGCGAACTCGTCCTCGATCCCGCCGCGGGAGGCTTCTGCTCCTTCGAGGGCTGGGTGCGGAATCATCACCAGGGACGCGCCGTGCATGCGCTGGAGTACGAGGCCTATCGTAGTTTGGCCGAGAAGGAAGGCACCCGCATCCTGGAGGAGGCGAAGGAGCGCTTCGGCATCCACCACGCCGTCTGCCAGCACCGGGTGGGCGCGCTGGGCATCGGGGAGCTGGCCGTGGTCGTCTGCGTCTCGTCCTCGCATCGCGACGCCGCCTTCGATGCCTGCCGCTACATCATCGACGAGGTGAAATTCCGCGTGCCGATCTGGAAGAAGGAACACTTCGCCGACGGCACCTCCGGCTGGGTCCGCTGCGACCATTGCCACGAGGCGGGCCACCGCCACGGGCATCACCATCACGGGTGATGGCATTTGTATGACAACTTCAGCAAGGAACCGCTTGCCGCGACGCTCCTTCCTGCCATCGTCAGGCCTACCAAGAACCCATGGCCTACCTCGACGAATCGTTCCTCCTCCACTCGCCGACCGCCCGCCGCTTGTTCCATGAAGTGGCGAAGGATCAGCCGATCTTCGACTACCACTGCCATCTCTCGCCAAAGGAGATCGCGACCAATCACCGCTGGAAAAACCTGGCCGACATCTGGCTGGGCGGCGATCACTACAAGTGGCGGCTGCTGCGCGCCAATGGTATCGACGAGGAATACATCACCGGGTCCGCCTCACCGCGCGAGAAATTCCAGGCATGGGCGGAGACCGTCCCCTACACGCTGCGGAATCCGATCCACCACTGGACGCATCTCGAGCTGCGCCGCTACTTCGGCATCGAGACCCTGCTGAGCCCCGCCACCGCGGACGAGATCTGGGAGCAGGCAAATGCCCGCCTCGCCGAGCCTGACTTCTGTGTCCACGGCATCCTGGACAAATTCCGCGTCTCCATGGTCGGCACCACTGACGATCCCGCGGACCCGCTCGACCATCACGAGGCCATCGCCAACAGCACCCTGAAGACGAAGGTGCTTCCCACCTTCCGCCCCGACAAGGCATTCGCGGTCGATCAGCCGAAGGCCTTCAATGCCTGGATCGAGAAGCTGGAGGAAATCACCGACTCCGGCATCCATCACGTGTCCGACCTTCTGCAGGCCCTTCAGAAGCGTCACGATGATTTCCACGCCGCCGGATGCCGCCTCTCCGACCACGGGCTGGAGCGCTGCCCCGCCCTGCCCTGCGACGACGCGGATGCCTCGATCATCTTTGACAAGGCACGCCGCGGCCTGCCGGTGACTGCGGAGGAAAAGGAGAAATTCACCTTCTTCCTCATGGTCTTCTTCGGCCAGCAGGATGCGGCGAAGGGCTGGACGAAGCAGCTCCACCTCGGACCCTTCCGGAACGTGAACCCGCGGATGTTCGAACGGCTCGGCCCGGACGCCGGATTCGACACCATCGGTGACGAGCGCCAAGGGGCCGCCCTCATCACCTATCTCGGCACGCTCGCCGAGCGCGGCAGCCTGCCACAGGTGATTCTCTACAATATCAACCCGCGGGACAATTACCTCTTCGCCGCGATGACCGGCGCCTTCCAGGACGGCAGCGTCGCGGGCAAGATCCAGTTCGGCAGCGGCTGGTGGTTCCTCGACCAGAAGGACGGCATGGAGCTCCAGCTCAATGCCCTCTCTTCCACCGGACTCCTGTCGCGCTTCGTCGGCATGCTCACCGACTCGCGGTCGTTCCTCTCCTTCCCGCGCCACGAGTATTTCCGCCGCATCCTCTGCAACCTGATCGGTTCCGAGGCCGACCGCGGCGAATTACCGGACGACTTCGATGCGCTCTCGAAGCTCATCGCCGACGTGTGCAGCGGGAATGCCAGCCGGTACTTCGGCTTCTGAGCAATCGCCTACCCCGGCAGCTTCACCTTCAGCCATCGCAGCAGGAAAGTCGCAGCGATGGCCACGCATCCCCACGTGAGTGGCCACCGGAAATCAAGTTCCAGGTCCGGCGATAGCAGTCCGATGAGCCAAAGCAGGATGGCGAGATAACCGGCGGCGGCGATGCAACCGACCACCGGAAGGATCAACTGGCGAGCCGGATGGAGGGGCTGTGAAACCAGCCATGACGAGGAGAAAGGCACATCGCTCTGCCTGAGATGCCCCTCAAGCCACGCCGTCCCGCAGAGCATGACGAGCAACACGAGAAAAGCTCCCATTCCCAGCACACCGGGCACCAAGGAAATTGGAAAAGCATCCGGTGATTTCCCCCCTTCACTCAGCATGGCCAAAGTAGCCAGCCCGGCCCCGACCATCGGTAGCAGCAACATGAACGCTAGCACCCGCAAGAATAGCAGCGTCAGCCGCAGGCCGAACGGCAGCTTTTCCACGACGATCTGGGAGTCGGAGAGTGGGTCATCCATGCAGTGGGTGCGCTTTCTTTGAAATCTTGTGAGTCCGATCTTCACGGACGATGCCCGGAAGGGTCATTGGGCACGAGTTATTTCCGCGATTGCACGCTGCGCAATGAGGCCGATTGGAGCGCCACAAAATCGGGAAATGCTGTTGCAAACCCATCTCAATTGCCGAATCCTAACCCCGATGGCGCTCGCAACGGCCCAGGACCTGGAAAGCGACAGCCTGCTCAGCCTGAGCCAGGCCAAGGTGGGCTGTGACTTCCAGATCAAGCTCCTGAAAGGCCCGGCCTGCGATCAACTCCGCAAGCTCGGCTTCTGCGAGTCCCTCCAGGTCCGCAAGCTGGCCGACGGCCGCAATCTGATCTGCTCCGTGTGTGGCACCCGTCTCGCCCTCAGCCGTGAGCTGGCCAGCCAGGTGATGGTCGCCGTCGCCTGATTTTTTCTCCGATGTCCGGTTCCCTCGAAACCGTCGCCCTCGCCGGCAACCCCAATGCCGGGAAAACCACGATCTTCAACGCCCTCACCGGCTCGAACCAACAGGTCGGCAACTATGCCGGCGTCACGGTGGAGCGGAAAAGCGGCGAATTCTTCACCCCGCACGGGAAGAAGCTGCGCCTGGTGGACCTGCCCGGCTGCTACTCGCTCGACGGGGGCAGCCCTGACCAGCAGATCGCCCGCAAGGTGCTGCTCGGTGAGTTGGAAGGCGAAGAGCGCCCCGACCTCGTCGTCTCGGTGGTGGATGGATCGGCGCTGGAGCGTCACCTGCAGCTCACGCTGGAAGTCATCGAGACCGGCCTGCCTGTCGTCGTCGCGCTGAACATGGTGGACGTCGCCGAAAGCACCGGCATCCGCATCGACGTCCAGAAGCTCTCCGAAGAACTCGGCGTGCCGGTCGTGCCGATGCAGGCGAATGCCGGCAAGGGCCTGCTGGATCTGAAACAGGCGATGCGCCACCCCTTCCCCGTCCCCGCCAAGGCGGACTGGACTCCGGAAGAACGACAGAAGCGCGTGCTGCGGATCTGCGAAACCGCTGCAAGACGCCGCGACTCCTACAGCGCGACCCTCACCGACCGGGTGGATGCGGTGCTGCTCCATCCCATTTTCGGGTGGGGATTTTTCCTCGCGATCATGTTCTGCCTCTTCTGGACGATCTTCGCGATCGCCGACATCCCGATCGGATGGATCGAGGGCGGGACGGAAGTGGTCGCCGAGTGGGTCAGCGCGAAGATGCCGGAAGGTGATCTCCGCTCGCTGATCGTGGACGGCGTGGTCAATGGCATCGGTGGCGGCGTGCTCGTCTTCCTGCCGCAGATCGTCATGCTCTTCTTCCTCATCGGGCTGCTGGAAAGCTCCGGCTACATGGCGCGCGCCGCCTACCTGATGGATGGCATTATGGCGAAGTTTCGCCTGAGCGGACGCTCGTTCCTCCCGGTGCTCAGCTCGTTTGCCTGCGCCATCCCCGGCGTCATGGCGACTCGCACCATCGACTCGCCGAAGGAGCGGCTGGCCACGATCTTCGTCGCGCCGTGGATGAGCTGTTCGGCGCGTATCCCGGTTTACCTCACTCTTGTCCCGCTGCTCTTCACGGACATGACCAGCGTCCAGAAGACGCTGATCTTCATCGGAATCTACCTCACCGGCCTGATCACCGCGCTCATCGTCGCGCGGCTGCTGCGCGGCCGCATGGGCGAGGACAAGGTGCCCAATCACTTCCTGCTGGAGCTACCTCCCTACCGCGCGCCGCAGTGGGGCTACATCTTCCGCCACGTCCTCGGTCGGGCGGGTGCCTTCCTGAAGAATGCGGGCACCATCATTCTCGCGATCTGCATCATCCTCTGGGCTCTGAGCACGTATCCGAAGACCGACTCGGAAGATCCCGCCGAAGTGCTCGCTCACAGCGCGATGGGCCGCATCAGCCACGTCGTCGAGCCGCTGGTGAAGCCGCTCGGTTTCGACGGCCGCACCGGCACCGCCATCCTCACCTCCTTTGCTGCCCGAGAGGTCTTCGTCACCTCCATGACCCAGCTCTTCCATGTCGAGGAGTCGGAGGATGAGGACGAGACGCTGACGAATCTCCAGAACACGCTCAGCGCCGCCACCTGGCCGAATGGCGACAAGATGTTCACCCTGCCCGCGCTGCTGGCATTGCTCGTCTTCTACATCTACGCCTTGCAGTGCTTGCCGACTTCAGCAGTCGTCGCGCGTGAAGCGGGATCGTGGAAATGGGCCGCCGGGCAATTCCTCTTCATGAGCGGCTTTGCCTGGGTGGCGGCCTTCATCGTCTTCCAAGTCACCAAGCTATTCCTCTGAGATGGACGACTGGCAGACATGGGCCGCCGTGGCCCTCGTGGTGATGGCCACCTTGTTCCTCGTTCGCAAGGCGACCGGCGGCGGGAAGAAAAAGAAGGGCTGCGGCAGCAATTGCGGCTGCGGGAAGTAACCTGCTCGCCCGGGAGAAACCCGCCCCTTTCAAGCGGCCTGATAGAGCAGGATGGCGCTGCTGCCATACTCGCGCCGCTCGGTCAGCACCCAGCCGGGACCTTCCGGACTGCGGGTGGAGGTGGAGCACTCCGCGATGAGGTAGCCACCGTCGGCGAGGCGTTCCAGAAGCGCAGGTTTCGCAAGCAGCTCCTTGAGGTGATCCCGGTCGAGGGAGGTCTTCGCATACGGCGGATCGGCGAAGATCAGGTCGTAGCGTCCGATGTCGCGGGAGACCCAGGCATGCACGTCGGAGCGCACCACGCGCCCGCCTTCGAGTCGCGCCTTGGCCAGGTTTTCGCGGATCACGGTCTCCGCCTGGCGATGCTCATCGACAAAGACGCACGAAGCCGCACCGCGGCTGAGCGCTTCCAATCCAAGCGCACCCGACCCCGCGAAGAGATCCAGCACCGTCGTCCCCTCGACCTGCGGGCCGAGGATGGAGAAAACCGCCTGCCGGACAAAGTCGGTCGTCGGCCTTGCCACTGCCTTCGGCACCTTGATGGCCAGCCGTCCTGCTTTTCCCGCGATGATGCGCACGGGCGCTTCATGCCAAGCCGGAAGCGCGGGGGCAATCCCTCATGTCGTTCCCATCGACGGCGGGAGCTTGCCTCCGAATGACCGCTCTGATAGCAGCCGATGATCCCAAAACCCAACCCTTCCATGAAAACCGGACTTCTATTCATCTCTGCGGCATCCAGCATTCTTCTGGCCTCATGCAGTTCCACCGTCCCGCTCACGGTGGCAAACCAGCAGGATCTGGAGAAAGCGACCTGGATCACCCTTGAGACCAAGCGGGTCGTCATGAGCAAGGACTCCGGGATGCGGACCGGGGTGATGCCGCAGCAGGAAGCGGTCGCCGCTTTCAAGGAAGCATCAAGGGTCCGGGGCGCGAAGAGCGAGAGCATCCATCAGGACAAGGCGATGGTCCGGGGCGGGCGCATGGTGTCCGGCTTCGCCAACAACCACTTCCCCCACTACGCATTCGGAGAAACCTGGATGGGCACCCAGCGGGAGGTCCAGCTCCAGACCACGAAGCACGGCATGGAGGCCGTCGTGTCCTACGACCATCAGGTCCTCGCCCATCCCTCGGGCGAGCTGTCGGAACTGCAAAAACCGCTATCCGGAAAGGAGCAGGTGGCCACCTACATCCCCGCGAAAAAGATCAAGGAAGCGGTGAGCTTCGCTGGCGGCGAGTCGAAGGCGTCCGTCCGCGTCAGGACCGCCGGCTTCAAGGGAAGTATCCCCTACGGCTCGGCCCTCGTCCTGAAAACGAGCGGCTCCAGCACGATGACCGAATACGTGATGTTCACCTTCTCCTTCGAGTAACCGGGCAATCCCCGCAGTAAACAAAAAGCGGCCCGCACAGGATGCGGGCCGCCTTGAGAAGCGGAGTGGCTGCAAGATTGATCCGCACTCGGGGTGCGGACCAATAACTTAGCGGAGGACCTTCAGCTTGCCGACGCCGTAGACGGCGTCGTTGCCCAGCTCTTCCTCGATGCGGAGGAGCTGGTTGTACTTTGCAATACGGTCCGAGCGGCTCATGGAGCCGGTCTTGATCTGGCCGCAATTCGTCGCGACGGCGATGTCGGCGATGGTGTTGTCCTCGGTCTCGCCCGAGCGGTGCGAGAGCACGGCGGTGTAGGCGTTTTCCTTGGCCATTTCCACGGCGTCAAAGGTCTCGGTGAGCGAGCCGATCTGGTTCACCTTCACGAGGATCGAGTTCGCGGTGCCGGTGGCGATACCCTTCGAGAGGAACTCGACGTTGGTGACGAAGAGGTCGTCGCCGACGAGCTGGGTGGTCGCACCGAGCTTGTCGGTGAGGATCTTCCAGCCTGCCCAGTCGTTCTCGGCGCAGCCGTCCTCGATCGAGATGATCGGGTAGTTGGCCTGCAGGCCGGCGTAGTAGGCGACGAGCTCTTCCGCGCTCTTCACCGACTTGTCGGACTTCTTGAAGACGTAGGCGTTCTGCTTGGCATCCCAGAACTCGGAGGAGGCGACGTCGAGCGCGATGGCGATGTCCTCGCCGAGCTTGTAGCCTGCCTTCTCGACAGCCAGGGCGATGACGCTGAGGGCGTCGTCCGCGGAGGCGAGGTTCGGGGCGAAGCCACCTTCGTCACCCACGGCGGTGGAGAGGCCGCGGTCGTGCAGCACCTTCTTCAGCGCGTGGAAGATCTCCGCACCGTAGCGCAGGCCTTCGCGGAAGGTCGGAGCGCCGACCGGCATGATCATGAATTCCTGGAAATCGATCGGAGCGTCGGAGTGCGCGCCGCCGTTGATGATGTTCATCATCGGCACGGGCAGGACCTTTGCGTTCGGGCCGCCGAGGTACTTGTAGAGCGGCAGGCCGGTCGCCTGGGCGGCAGCCTTTGCCACGGCCATCGAGACCGCGAGGATGGCATTGGCACCGATGGACGACTTGTTCTTGGTGCCGTCGATCGCGATCATGGCGGCGTCGATCGAGGCTTGGTCGGTGGCGATCATGCCGCAGAGTGCGGGCGCCAGCTTGCCATTGAGGTTTTCGACGGCGTTCAGGACGCCCTTGCCGAGGTAGCGGGACTTGTCGCCGTCGCGGAGTTCGCAGGCTTCGTGCTCGCCGGTCGAG
Above is a window of Luteolibacter flavescens DNA encoding:
- the feoB gene encoding ferrous iron transporter B, whose protein sequence is MSGSLETVALAGNPNAGKTTIFNALTGSNQQVGNYAGVTVERKSGEFFTPHGKKLRLVDLPGCYSLDGGSPDQQIARKVLLGELEGEERPDLVVSVVDGSALERHLQLTLEVIETGLPVVVALNMVDVAESTGIRIDVQKLSEELGVPVVPMQANAGKGLLDLKQAMRHPFPVPAKADWTPEERQKRVLRICETAARRRDSYSATLTDRVDAVLLHPIFGWGFFLAIMFCLFWTIFAIADIPIGWIEGGTEVVAEWVSAKMPEGDLRSLIVDGVVNGIGGGVLVFLPQIVMLFFLIGLLESSGYMARAAYLMDGIMAKFRLSGRSFLPVLSSFACAIPGVMATRTIDSPKERLATIFVAPWMSCSARIPVYLTLVPLLFTDMTSVQKTLIFIGIYLTGLITALIVARLLRGRMGEDKVPNHFLLELPPYRAPQWGYIFRHVLGRAGAFLKNAGTIILAICIILWALSTYPKTDSEDPAEVLAHSAMGRISHVVEPLVKPLGFDGRTGTAILTSFAAREVFVTSMTQLFHVEESEDEDETLTNLQNTLSAATWPNGDKMFTLPALLALLVFYIYALQCLPTSAVVAREAGSWKWAAGQFLFMSGFAWVAAFIVFQVTKLFL
- the rsmD gene encoding 16S rRNA (guanine(966)-N(2))-methyltransferase RsmD, whose amino-acid sequence is MRIIAGKAGRLAIKVPKAVARPTTDFVRQAVFSILGPQVEGTTVLDLFAGSGALGLEALSRGAASCVFVDEHRQAETVIRENLAKARLEGGRVVRSDVHAWVSRDIGRYDLIFADPPYAKTSLDRDHLKELLAKPALLERLADGGYLIAECSTSTRSPEGPGWVLTERREYGSSAILLYQAA
- the eno gene encoding phosphopyruvate hydratase — its product is MEHTTIVEIRGREVIDSRGNPTVEADVILECGVVGRAAVPSGASTGEHEACELRDGDKSRYLGKGVLNAVENLNGKLAPALCGMIATDQASIDAAMIAIDGTKNKSSIGANAILAVSMAVAKAAAQATGLPLYKYLGGPNAKVLPVPMMNIINGGAHSDAPIDFQEFMIMPVGAPTFREGLRYGAEIFHALKKVLHDRGLSTAVGDEGGFAPNLASADDALSVIALAVEKAGYKLGEDIAIALDVASSEFWDAKQNAYVFKKSDKSVKSAEELVAYYAGLQANYPIISIEDGCAENDWAGWKILTDKLGATTQLVGDDLFVTNVEFLSKGIATGTANSILVKVNQIGSLTETFDAVEMAKENAYTAVLSHRSGETEDNTIADIAVATNCGQIKTGSMSRSDRIAKYNQLLRIEEELGNDAVYGVGKLKVLR